One genomic segment of Natrialbaceae archaeon AArc-T1-2 includes these proteins:
- a CDS encoding NRAMP family divalent metal transporter produces the protein MTDVSVETPTRSPTDVRSYLSELGPAWLAGAIAAGPATMAAVLTAGASFGYALLWVVVLSAVLGATAQYLSMRLGLLTEQGIVATVEENLGEFWAWVLVIDTVLASGLAQLVIMKTVADVSAMITGIDPWIWGIVWALVLALGLAGGGYYIAEIGAKVIVSAVVVAFIVSVFVVPIDGTAAASGLVPTIPEGLGGALVAAGVLGGAVHITLITMQTYTMRARGWTRDEYDLGLFDIGTSMLIAFGLFSLATFLVAASVLHTPELAADLDAIAAAEALGPLAGDWAAGFFLLGLWGAAISTLGANAVVPPYLIADKLDWGRDVSDTRFRAALIVVVFAGGLGAFLEGAFFPLLVLVLAFGLVGTPFALVVVLYLLNDPETVPETNPTIANIGALVLIAITTVLAVGFVTEEIPTATSDPVSAIVVGFAGAIGLATVGLVVKYIREASRLASN, from the coding sequence ATGACTGACGTTTCAGTAGAAACCCCAACACGAAGTCCGACCGACGTTCGGTCCTATCTCTCGGAGTTAGGACCCGCCTGGCTCGCCGGTGCGATCGCCGCCGGGCCGGCGACGATGGCCGCCGTACTCACTGCCGGTGCCTCGTTCGGCTACGCGCTGTTGTGGGTGGTCGTTCTCTCTGCGGTCCTCGGGGCGACGGCACAGTACCTCTCGATGCGACTCGGACTACTCACCGAGCAGGGAATCGTCGCGACCGTCGAGGAGAACCTCGGCGAGTTCTGGGCGTGGGTGCTGGTTATCGATACGGTACTCGCCTCCGGTCTCGCACAACTCGTGATCATGAAGACCGTCGCCGACGTGAGCGCGATGATCACCGGGATCGATCCCTGGATCTGGGGCATCGTGTGGGCGCTCGTTCTCGCACTCGGGCTTGCCGGCGGTGGATATTACATCGCCGAGATCGGCGCAAAAGTGATCGTCTCCGCGGTCGTGGTCGCGTTCATCGTCTCTGTCTTCGTCGTTCCCATCGACGGAACGGCGGCAGCGTCCGGACTCGTCCCGACGATTCCCGAGGGTCTCGGCGGCGCGTTGGTCGCGGCTGGCGTCCTCGGCGGTGCCGTACACATCACGCTCATAACGATGCAGACGTACACGATGCGGGCGCGTGGCTGGACCCGCGACGAGTACGATCTCGGGCTGTTCGACATCGGCACGTCGATGCTGATCGCGTTCGGGCTGTTCAGCCTCGCGACCTTCCTCGTCGCCGCGAGCGTGTTGCACACCCCCGAACTCGCCGCGGATCTCGATGCCATCGCCGCTGCCGAAGCGCTCGGTCCGCTTGCCGGGGACTGGGCTGCCGGGTTCTTCCTCCTCGGTCTGTGGGGTGCGGCTATCTCGACGCTCGGTGCCAACGCCGTCGTTCCGCCGTATCTCATCGCCGACAAACTCGACTGGGGACGTGACGTCTCCGACACCCGGTTCCGTGCTGCGCTCATCGTCGTCGTGTTTGCCGGCGGCCTCGGTGCGTTCCTCGAGGGTGCGTTCTTCCCGCTGCTCGTGCTCGTGCTCGCGTTCGGGCTGGTCGGAACGCCGTTCGCGCTCGTCGTCGTGCTGTACCTGCTCAACGATCCGGAAACGGTGCCGGAAACGAACCCAACGATTGCGAACATCGGCGCACTGGTGTTGATCGCGATCACAACGGTGCTCGCCGTCGGGTTCGTCACAGAAGAGATTCCGACTGCCACGAGCGATCCGGTCTCGGCGATCGTCGTCGGCTTCGCTGGCGCCATCGGCCTCGCGACCGTGGGGCTTGTCGTCAAGTACATCCGCGAGGCGAGCCGGCTGGCGTCGAACTGA
- a CDS encoding phytanoyl-CoA dioxygenase family protein, whose protein sequence is MELTDTEFEQYQTDGYLVVEDALSPAAVDRVKTRLREYTHGDREHETFESQLEPRVERGELEVEEEGDAVRKFEGLGMVEADDVFAEVANNETIVSVASQLLGPNLKLLRSAAMFKPPEIGSEKGYHQDAAYYPIHPMDHVTVWVALDEATTENGCMNVVPGGHKDGILGHEAVEYDTDIVIAEKDYDEDDAIPIPMESGSALFTHCLVPHYTAPNTTDQWRRALIMAYMRSRSRFSKPDEELPPWVDSVHIQGEEFPGCV, encoded by the coding sequence ATGGAACTGACCGACACGGAGTTCGAGCAGTATCAGACGGACGGGTATCTCGTCGTCGAGGATGCGCTTTCGCCGGCGGCCGTCGACCGCGTGAAAACTCGTCTCCGTGAGTACACACACGGTGATCGCGAGCACGAAACGTTCGAAAGCCAACTCGAGCCCCGCGTCGAACGGGGCGAACTCGAAGTCGAGGAGGAAGGCGACGCCGTTCGGAAGTTCGAAGGGCTCGGGATGGTCGAAGCGGACGACGTTTTCGCCGAGGTCGCGAACAACGAGACGATCGTCTCGGTCGCGAGTCAGTTGCTCGGTCCGAACCTCAAGCTCCTGCGGAGTGCAGCGATGTTCAAACCGCCGGAGATCGGCAGCGAGAAGGGGTATCACCAGGACGCCGCGTACTACCCGATCCACCCGATGGACCACGTCACCGTCTGGGTCGCTCTCGACGAGGCAACGACGGAAAACGGTTGTATGAACGTCGTCCCCGGTGGGCACAAAGACGGCATCCTCGGCCACGAGGCCGTCGAGTACGACACCGACATCGTCATCGCCGAGAAGGACTACGACGAGGACGACGCCATCCCGATTCCGATGGAGTCCGGGAGCGCACTCTTTACGCACTGTCTGGTCCCCCACTACACGGCACCGAACACGACCGACCAGTGGCGTCGTGCGTTGATCATGGCGTACATGCGCTCGCGGTCGCGATTTAGCAAACCCGACGAGGAACTCCCGCCGTGGGTCGACTCCGTCCACATCCAGGGCGAGGAGTTCCCCGGCTGCGTCTGA
- a CDS encoding DUF7344 domain-containing protein — translation MKPDARDPQDVGSERSEITPTRLFAAFSEERRQHVLTYLAQKPAALHLDDLTEYVALVENRSSDARHQQIIVDLHHRHLPQLRDAGLVRYDDETTLVELAVSPDVIVPYLRLAGHVR, via the coding sequence ATGAAACCAGATGCACGAGACCCCCAGGACGTAGGAAGCGAGCGTTCGGAAATCACTCCCACGAGGCTGTTTGCCGCTTTCTCGGAAGAGCGACGCCAGCACGTGCTCACGTACCTCGCACAGAAACCGGCGGCACTCCACCTCGACGATCTCACCGAATACGTCGCCCTCGTGGAAAACCGTTCCTCGGACGCCCGGCATCAACAGATTATCGTCGACTTACACCACCGGCACTTGCCACAGCTGCGTGACGCCGGTTTGGTCCGCTACGACGACGAGACCACCCTGGTGGAGCTAGCGGTCTCCCCGGACGTGATCGTGCCGTACCTGCGACTCGCTGGCCACGTCAGATAA